Sequence from the Polyodon spathula isolate WHYD16114869_AA unplaced genomic scaffold, ASM1765450v1 scaffolds_3536, whole genome shotgun sequence genome:
TAATTTAACAAATTGCTCAAACTCTGTGGGATCCTGATTCCACTGGCCCTGGAATTTGCCAATTTTGGATCTGTAGGTAAGTCCTAATTGATAGTGCAGAGGATGTGAATCTGGTGCTGCTTGCAACGCCTCTTTTAATACCTCCAAGGATTTGTCTGGACAGCCATGGTTTCTGAAAAAGCTTGCCGCATGTCCAGCAACACTGGGGCTTTGTGGTGACAGCTTCAGAGCTTGATTCACTAATTTCAGGGCTTCCTCATTTTGTTCataaagctgcagttttattCCCAGGTGTACCATGAGAACTGGGTTTTCTGGATCTAGCTCTAGAgcatgttttaactgttttagtgCAACTGAGTCTTCAGCACAAACTGAAGGTCCAAACGTTTCAAGGCGGTACAGCACAATGGCATAATCAGCATTCCACTCCTTCTCATCTGGCTCTTCTTCAAGAGCCCTTTCAAAACATTCTTTTGCTATCTTATAATGTTTCTCATCACAGACCTTCAAAAAGGACCATCCCTTCTCCGCGTACACAATAGGAAGAAGGACACTGTAGCGGGAGGCTGTAGGGAACGTCTTGCAAATGTCTTCCAGCTTCTCCAGGTAGCTCTGGGCTTTGGTGAGCTCACCCATGTGATAGTGCACCCAAGCAAAGTTTCCATAAGTAACAATGACCAGCTTCTCAAATTCATCTTCATGGTCCTTCTTTGTTATCTCTTCAGCTTGTTCTAGATATTTCAGGGCTTCTTCATTAAAACCTTTCAGGTGCTTCACATAAGCAAGGTAATTGTAGAGTTTTCCCTTATATTTTTCCACGGAGAATTGTATATTTTCAGGAATTGTGATTTCCAAATCGTTAAtcttaatttcttcttttttcaaatcCCATGTGAAGTGACACTCTAGTTGAAGCAATTTGTCATGCAGGGTATTTTGTGAGCTGTAAATTACAAGTTATCAAGATGATAATGAAATTCAATATTATGATAACATTTTCCAGTAGAAATAtctatttcaaaataattatattgacaTTCCTGTACAGAACCCATGTGCTGAAAGCTGCTTAGACACTGAGGCCCAGACAGACCTGCtactatacatttataaaactaaactaGTCAAAACCCTGAGATGGAACTGTAGTCCAAACCCCTTAATTTacactaccataaaataaaaacttttgaaatgtaACTTCCTTTAATTTTcatctgattttgttttagtatGTATACCTAAACATTGATTTGATATAGAGCTTTGGTGTCTTAAGCATACATTTAAATAGTAAAAGAATAATTGCACACAATCTACCttacaaacacattgcaaacataTGTCTAGGTATTTGTATTAACTCATAAATTTTAAAACTATGAGAAAGTTTCTCTACAGTTAAAAGTTGCAGTCCCGGGAATCCCAATTCCGCCATCCTGTACGAGATAATCCAGGGTATTTCAGGATTGTATTAGACAACTCTGTTTCAATTTTGACTCATGATTTTCACGTGCTtcattgtacattgtacataCTACCTTTTCTATTCCACGCTCTGTAATTAGTCAACcgatatgtttttttgtatgtttgttttttttaatctttaatcaGTGCGTGAGAAATAAAAGCTCAAAgacctgcaaaaaataatacaatgtgatgCCGGTTCTATTACATACTCACTAACAATCA
This genomic interval carries:
- the LOC121312093 gene encoding interferon-induced protein with tetratricopeptide repeats 1-like, translating into SQNTLHDKLLQLECHFTWDLKKEEIKINDLEITIPENIQFSVEKYKGKLYNYLAYVKHLKGFNEEALKYLEQAEEITKKDHEDEFEKLVIVTYGNFAWVHYHMGELTKAQSYLEKLEDICKTFPTASRYSVLLPIVYAEKGWSFLKVCDEKHYKIAKECFERALEEEPDEKEWNADYAIVLYRLETFGPSVCAEDSVALKQLKHALELDPENPVLMVHLGIKLQLYEQNEEALKLVNQALKLSPQSPSVAGHAASFFRNHGCPDKSLEVLKEALQAAPDSHPLHYQLGLTYRSKIGKFQGQWNQDPTEFEQFVKLSIVHLEKAVRMKPSKIQPQLDLAQMYAESNNMPQAEHIYQRLFDTPFTWLDDIQRLHLCFGNFQYYYKKSEPDAIKHYKIGLQMQNTSIASNKCYARLQKIARKRIAMNQHAEGFAILASAHELRNELPQAIDYYEKALQHDPDNERYMGAIFDLCDSLQYKGTV